Proteins encoded together in one Corallococcus soli window:
- a CDS encoding phage portal protein, whose translation MASLFRRTLKALGFLPTRRGPLVNGLPLFSFSPRRGSREVLAAYRENGWLRAVVDTVADAVATPRWKVYKRVGSSYGKSGADPRWRSPLSGERKKALADGVRAGALVELPAHELLSLLEAPHPQFPGRELLKLMQLHLDLVGETFLWLRLGADGRPVGWEVVPPHCVHQTPQPGRPEFVLSYNQAHVGVPAAHMLWLKHLDPENPHGRGAGRGLAVGDQLDTMEAIDRSAKAVFERGGVPQAIVGMDSKKDDVDQEDAAEDLEKRYNEVHRGPENAGKIWFAPAGVSLAQVTVNYRELQAEELAKGQRAYVRQTYNVPPELVGDLSSSSRGTSEAAKYHLAEYAVSPRLEFLRAYLQLVLVPLVDRDAILDYEDPRPQEWERVFRLMTTPVTEAFTFNEVRVLAGFEPDPELEGKRPLPLPGAGGGNNVASAAANATPNPPRDRRGEEGRV comes from the coding sequence ATGGCCTCCCTCTTCCGCCGCACCCTCAAGGCCCTGGGCTTCCTGCCCACGCGCCGGGGCCCCCTCGTCAACGGCCTGCCCCTCTTCTCCTTCTCGCCACGACGGGGAAGCAGGGAGGTCCTCGCGGCCTACCGCGAGAATGGGTGGCTGCGGGCCGTGGTGGACACGGTCGCGGACGCCGTCGCGACGCCGCGGTGGAAGGTCTACAAGCGCGTCGGCAGCAGCTACGGGAAGTCGGGCGCCGACCCTCGCTGGCGGAGCCCTCTCTCCGGCGAGAGGAAGAAGGCATTGGCCGACGGCGTCAGGGCCGGCGCGCTCGTCGAGTTGCCCGCGCACGAGCTGCTGAGCCTGCTGGAAGCGCCACACCCCCAGTTCCCCGGGCGCGAGCTGCTCAAGCTGATGCAACTGCACCTGGACCTGGTCGGCGAGACGTTCCTCTGGCTGCGCCTCGGCGCTGACGGTCGCCCCGTGGGCTGGGAGGTGGTGCCGCCCCACTGCGTCCACCAGACACCTCAGCCCGGGCGGCCGGAGTTCGTCCTCTCGTACAACCAGGCGCACGTGGGCGTCCCGGCCGCGCACATGCTGTGGCTGAAGCACCTGGACCCGGAGAACCCCCATGGGCGCGGCGCCGGCCGCGGGCTCGCGGTGGGCGACCAGTTGGACACGATGGAGGCCATCGACCGCAGCGCGAAGGCCGTGTTCGAGCGCGGCGGCGTGCCGCAGGCCATCGTCGGCATGGACTCCAAGAAGGACGACGTCGACCAGGAGGACGCGGCCGAGGACCTGGAGAAGCGCTACAACGAGGTGCACCGCGGGCCCGAGAACGCCGGGAAGATCTGGTTCGCCCCGGCCGGCGTGAGCCTCGCCCAGGTGACGGTGAACTACCGCGAGCTGCAGGCGGAGGAGCTCGCGAAGGGCCAGCGAGCCTACGTCCGCCAGACGTACAACGTGCCGCCGGAGCTGGTGGGCGACCTCTCCAGCAGCAGCCGGGGCACGTCCGAGGCCGCGAAGTACCACCTGGCCGAGTACGCGGTGTCCCCGCGCCTGGAGTTCCTCCGCGCGTACCTCCAGCTCGTGCTGGTGCCGCTCGTCGACCGGGACGCCATCCTCGACTACGAGGACCCGCGCCCCCAGGAGTGGGAGCGCGTCTTCCGCCTCATGACGACGCCCGTCACCGAGGCCTTCACGTTCAACGAGGTGCGGGTGTTGGCCGGGTTCGAGCCGGATCCTGAGCTCGAAGGGAAGCGCCCGCTCCCGCTGCCCGGAGCAGGCGGGGGCAACAACGTAGCGTCCGCCGCGGCGAACGCCACGCCCAACCCGCCCCGGGACCGCAGGGGCGAAGAGGGCCGCGTGTAG
- a CDS encoding phage major capsid protein: protein MHPKPKSAPPAPATLPPLPAHLQASVDAAVIKGVEAALAARPNNPQGPIVTNVRDLQLDLTKDSRQAHLNAALGLKMKQAYLKQAKHFGRGNDEAFQKLDAFLTRVKAAGQFAGIFESGGAFTRETVTSEIVELARPNSILLGAGIRTISGYGARLTMGTIDEGVKVYWVAEGEPGTPSTVKDGSLVLTAHKLMALARISNDLLRLSAIDAAAIIGGDMAAAIGLEIDITGFKGKGPKRPNGIRHQMEQAARTASAGTTAANKVADTDGAMGSVAKAQIPGGLKANKGFYYSSTDTFLALRQTRDSAGWLFPDLRSGENPTLNGFPFHYSETLADDGVLGFGLANQLILGEAMPLETAMGENGTDFSADMVTMRGITEVDFLLRYRKAFAEKTGVAY, encoded by the coding sequence ATGCACCCGAAGCCGAAGTCTGCCCCTCCCGCGCCGGCCACCCTCCCGCCCCTTCCCGCCCACCTGCAGGCCTCCGTGGATGCCGCCGTCATCAAGGGCGTCGAGGCCGCGCTCGCCGCGCGCCCCAACAACCCCCAGGGGCCCATCGTCACCAACGTGCGCGACCTCCAGTTGGACCTGACGAAGGACTCCCGGCAGGCGCACCTCAACGCCGCGCTCGGCCTGAAGATGAAGCAGGCCTACCTGAAGCAGGCGAAGCACTTCGGGCGCGGCAACGACGAGGCGTTTCAGAAGCTCGACGCCTTCCTCACCCGGGTGAAGGCGGCCGGGCAGTTCGCCGGCATCTTCGAGTCGGGTGGCGCCTTCACGCGTGAGACGGTCACCTCGGAAATCGTGGAGCTCGCGCGGCCGAACTCCATCCTCCTCGGGGCCGGCATCCGGACCATCTCCGGCTATGGGGCCCGCCTCACGATGGGCACCATCGACGAGGGGGTGAAGGTCTACTGGGTCGCCGAAGGCGAGCCCGGAACCCCGTCGACCGTGAAGGACGGCTCGCTGGTGTTGACCGCGCACAAGCTCATGGCCCTCGCGAGGATTTCCAACGACCTGCTGCGGCTGAGCGCCATCGACGCCGCGGCGATCATCGGCGGCGACATGGCCGCCGCCATCGGCCTGGAAATCGACATCACCGGCTTCAAGGGCAAGGGCCCGAAGCGGCCGAACGGCATCCGGCACCAGATGGAGCAGGCCGCGCGGACCGCGTCGGCGGGGACGACCGCCGCGAACAAGGTCGCCGACACCGACGGGGCCATGGGCTCCGTGGCCAAGGCCCAGATCCCCGGCGGCCTGAAGGCCAACAAGGGCTTCTACTACTCCTCGACGGATACCTTCCTGGCGCTCCGGCAGACCCGCGACAGCGCGGGATGGCTCTTCCCGGACCTGCGCTCCGGCGAGAACCCCACGCTGAACGGGTTCCCCTTCCACTACTCGGAGACGCTCGCGGATGACGGGGTGTTGGGCTTCGGCTTGGCCAACCAGCTCATCCTGGGTGAGGCGATGCCCCTGGAGACGGCCATGGGCGAGAACGGGACGGACTTCTCCGCGGACATGGTGACCATGCGCGGCATCACCGAGGTGGACTTCCTGCTGCGCTACCGCAAGGCGTTCGCCGAGAAGACGGGCGTCGCGTACTGA
- a CDS encoding HK97 family phage prohead protease, with product MRTLSIRRKLLDGSAPTTGTLAPVFQITSTKLDRHRDRILGIKAEGAELKKPLLWGHASWEPAIGKAHCFQEGGVWLMEPRCDGIGARSQEVEAKIKADTLDACSIGFIPVEGYDPVPNAEGGLDFPLVHLVEVSIVNVGANEDAVRVRSMGGPTGGGESPVMAAALASLATSQAALATVIAKMVAKEDEEEEAAPTSAPAEEKDVDDEAEEEAATEEMTPKAFAAALVAHAEAGKALADAFLATEAEDEELIALAEGLRDGLPTDIEAAKGWLARAEEEEAEPTDDAPESEEEAKDAPLPEEEAKAMRRLVRKTFGFTVAQAKALTVRDLRTYAALCPPAA from the coding sequence ATGCGCACCCTCTCCATCCGCAGGAAGCTGCTCGACGGCTCCGCCCCCACCACCGGGACGCTGGCTCCGGTGTTCCAAATCACCTCCACGAAGCTGGACCGGCACCGGGACCGCATCCTCGGCATCAAGGCCGAGGGCGCGGAGCTGAAGAAGCCGCTGCTCTGGGGGCATGCCTCCTGGGAGCCGGCCATCGGCAAGGCGCACTGCTTCCAGGAGGGGGGCGTGTGGCTCATGGAGCCCCGCTGCGATGGCATCGGCGCGCGCTCACAGGAGGTGGAGGCCAAGATCAAGGCCGACACGCTGGACGCCTGCTCCATCGGCTTCATCCCGGTGGAGGGCTACGACCCGGTGCCGAACGCGGAGGGTGGGCTCGACTTCCCCCTCGTGCACCTGGTGGAGGTGAGCATCGTCAACGTGGGGGCGAACGAGGACGCCGTCCGGGTGCGCTCCATGGGCGGGCCGACGGGCGGAGGGGAGTCGCCGGTGATGGCGGCCGCCCTGGCCTCGCTCGCCACGTCCCAGGCGGCCCTGGCGACCGTCATCGCGAAGATGGTCGCCAAGGAGGACGAGGAGGAGGAAGCCGCGCCCACGTCTGCGCCCGCCGAGGAGAAGGACGTGGATGACGAGGCCGAAGAGGAAGCCGCGACGGAGGAGATGACGCCCAAGGCGTTCGCGGCGGCGCTGGTGGCCCACGCCGAAGCCGGCAAGGCGCTGGCGGACGCCTTCCTCGCCACCGAGGCCGAGGACGAAGAGCTCATCGCCCTGGCGGAAGGGCTGCGCGACGGCCTGCCCACGGACATCGAGGCCGCGAAGGGGTGGCTCGCCCGGGCCGAGGAAGAAGAGGCCGAGCCCACCGACGACGCGCCGGAGTCCGAGGAAGAAGCGAAGGACGCGCCGCTCCCCGAGGAGGAAGCCAAGGCGATGCGGCGCCTCGTGCGCAAGACGTTCGGCTTCACCGTCGCGCAGGCCAAGGCCCTCACCGTCCGCGACCTGCGCACGTACGCGGCGCTCTGTCCGCCCGCCGCGTAG
- a CDS encoding C40 family peptidase: protein MAAVTQRALFLQLVLNQVGAPYRWGAKGIRPDPQGPRLFDCSGLVTWSLHQVGGPDWRATHNTDRLWDACKPVERVEDLQPGDLVLYGRGGVATAEGRPATRADPDHVMVYVGAGVVVGASGGGSTTRTLEDAARADAKVKAFARVAYRSDVLGFRRPPFVS, encoded by the coding sequence ATGGCAGCCGTCACGCAGCGCGCGTTGTTCCTCCAACTCGTCCTCAACCAGGTGGGCGCCCCGTACCGATGGGGTGCGAAGGGTATCCGTCCGGACCCACAAGGCCCCCGCCTCTTCGACTGCTCCGGGCTGGTGACGTGGAGCCTGCACCAGGTGGGCGGGCCCGACTGGCGCGCGACGCACAACACGGACCGGCTGTGGGACGCGTGCAAGCCGGTGGAGCGCGTGGAGGACCTCCAGCCCGGGGACCTCGTGCTGTACGGGCGCGGTGGCGTGGCGACTGCGGAGGGACGGCCCGCCACGCGTGCCGACCCGGACCACGTCATGGTGTACGTGGGCGCGGGCGTGGTGGTGGGTGCCTCCGGAGGTGGCAGCACGACGCGCACCCTGGAGGACGCCGCGCGCGCGGACGCCAAGGTCAAGGCGTTCGCCCGGGTCGCGTACCGGAGCGATGTGCTGGGCTTCCGTCGCCCGCCGTTTGTCTCCTGA
- a CDS encoding terminase large subunit domain-containing protein, with translation MVASAAVLEEGERLLEGITVITSETHGRYSRVQRLALEARRRAGKPTSIADALALTAQELVVLFYESEYSLRPVQRPPSDYRTFFFMGGRGTGKTFAGSAAVIDEARADPEARILIVGPTYSEIVKNQIEGTSGILALSPPWFYPRLEKSKRRLVWPNGAQATWLPAKNADKFRGHQYTFIWADEPVAWKGDAIAVYKECRAVNRLLSSRMRRLGLCARMVITTTPAPTPLFREMLSDREGLVLARSSTLENKENLDPAYLRYVRRVMNTTEGKREFRGELSFSMDPALYRRVNWNATRVGTKAKPRPAEFDFIVVSVDPATGEKKSADLHGIVVVGVREEADGLDHVYVLQDASLQSPEPSAWAKKAVDCLRAWEPLAKKDGRGRPKAWIFAETNTGGSMVKSTIRQVAKVKVKTERAMQSKAERAAPVSAMAEAGLVHMVGKHKKLEEQLGKFTGQEGGHGRDDRADAFAWPIYKYVCKKKKNAGAAERQRGTEDAVFEETDDDTD, from the coding sequence ATGGTCGCTAGCGCCGCCGTCCTTGAGGAGGGCGAGCGGCTCCTCGAAGGCATCACCGTCATCACATCGGAGACGCACGGGCGCTACTCCAGGGTCCAGCGGCTGGCGCTCGAAGCACGCCGCCGCGCGGGGAAGCCCACCAGCATCGCGGACGCACTGGCGCTCACCGCACAGGAGCTGGTCGTCCTCTTCTACGAGTCGGAGTACTCCCTCCGCCCCGTCCAGCGCCCGCCGAGCGACTACCGCACGTTCTTCTTCATGGGCGGGCGCGGCACCGGCAAGACGTTCGCCGGCAGCGCCGCTGTCATCGACGAGGCTCGCGCGGACCCGGAAGCCCGCATCCTCATCGTCGGGCCCACCTACTCCGAAATCGTGAAGAACCAGATTGAGGGGACGAGCGGCATTCTCGCCCTCTCCCCGCCCTGGTTCTACCCGCGCCTGGAGAAGTCGAAGCGGCGGCTGGTGTGGCCCAACGGCGCACAGGCCACGTGGCTGCCGGCGAAGAACGCCGACAAGTTTCGCGGGCACCAGTACACCTTCATCTGGGCGGACGAGCCGGTGGCGTGGAAGGGCGATGCCATCGCCGTCTACAAGGAGTGCCGGGCCGTCAACCGGCTGCTCAGCTCGCGCATGCGGAGGCTGGGCCTGTGCGCGCGCATGGTCATCACGACGACGCCCGCGCCGACGCCCCTCTTCCGCGAGATGCTGAGCGACCGCGAGGGCCTCGTGCTCGCGCGCAGCAGCACGCTGGAGAACAAGGAGAACCTGGACCCGGCCTACCTGCGCTACGTGCGCCGGGTGATGAACACGACGGAGGGCAAGCGCGAGTTCCGCGGCGAGCTCTCCTTCTCCATGGACCCGGCGCTGTACCGCCGGGTGAACTGGAACGCGACGCGCGTCGGCACGAAGGCGAAGCCCCGGCCGGCGGAGTTCGACTTCATCGTTGTGTCCGTCGACCCCGCTACGGGCGAGAAGAAGTCGGCGGACCTGCACGGCATCGTCGTGGTGGGCGTGCGAGAGGAAGCGGACGGCCTCGACCACGTCTACGTGCTCCAGGACGCCTCGCTTCAGTCACCGGAGCCCAGCGCCTGGGCGAAGAAGGCCGTCGACTGCCTCCGGGCCTGGGAGCCGCTCGCGAAGAAGGATGGGCGCGGCCGGCCCAAGGCGTGGATCTTCGCCGAGACGAACACCGGCGGCAGCATGGTGAAGAGCACCATCCGCCAGGTCGCCAAGGTGAAGGTGAAGACGGAGCGCGCCATGCAGTCGAAGGCGGAGCGCGCGGCGCCCGTCTCGGCGATGGCGGAGGCCGGGCTCGTCCACATGGTGGGCAAGCACAAGAAGCTGGAGGAGCAGCTCGGCAAGTTCACCGGCCAGGAGGGCGGCCACGGGCGCGATGACCGAGCGGACGCCTTCGCGTGGCCCATCTACAAGTACGTCTGCAAGAAGAAGAAGAACGCGGGCGCGGCGGAGAGACAGCGCGGGACGGAGGACGCGGTGTTTGAAGAGACAGATGACGACACAGACTAG